Proteins encoded in a region of the Triplophysa dalaica isolate WHDGS20190420 chromosome 10, ASM1584641v1, whole genome shotgun sequence genome:
- the LOC130429377 gene encoding uncharacterized protein LOC130429377: MNPQTGDLTITNITSELTGLYKLEIINRQTETMFQTFSVSLFPKVKKVKERDSVSLHIGIPEEQRNEKIHWKIKHNNSLVAEIITENRKISTPFIEERFRDRLKLDDQTGDLIITHMKNEDSGQYEVNVTIGSITHTIHKTFSFTDSESVNDGGSVTLHNHLTKLHTDDLIVWMFKDRHIANVNRAVNRDPVYEPDVRFTDRLKMNPQTGDLTITHITSELTGLYQLDIIREKTETMFQTFNVSLSPKVKMVKERDYVSLHIDVTEEQRNEKIHWKIKHNNSLVAEIITENRKISTPFIEERFRDRLKLDDQTGDLIITLMKNEDSGQYEADVTIGSITHTIHKTFSFTGSGQSSGVIAGICVALLFLVMAAAAAGVVIYRHLKMRHQDSNTREESVEKNEPLRNGDASNGDVPPV, encoded by the exons atgaatcctcagactggagatctcaccatcacaaacatcacatctgaactcactggactttataaactagaGATCATCAACAGACAGACGGAAACGATGTTTCAAACATTCAGTGTCA gtttgtTTCCCAAAGTGaagaaagtgaaagagagagattctgtCTCTCTACACATTGGTATTCctgaagaacagagaaatgagaagatacactggaagatcaaacacaacaactctcttgtagctgaaatcattacagagaatagaaagatctcaacaccttttattgaagagagattcagagacagactgaagctggatgatcagactggagatctcatcatcacacacatgaagaatgaagactctGGACAGTATGAAGTAAATGTCACCATCggcagcatcacacacactatacacaagacattcagtttcactgactcag agtcagtgaatgatggaggatctgttactctacacaatCATCTTACTAAACTACATACAGATGATCTGATAGTGTGGATGTTTAAAGACCGTCACATAGCTAATGTCAACAGAGCGGTCAACAGAGATCCAGTTTATGAGCCTGATGTGAGATTTactgacagactgaagatgaatcctcagactggagatctcaccatcacacacatcacttcTGAACTcactggactttatcaactagACATCATCagagaaaagacagaaacaaTGTTTCAAACATTCAATGTCA gtttgtCTCCTAAAGTGAAGatggtgaaagagagagattatgtctctctacacattgatgttactgaagaacagagaaatgagaagatacactggaagatcaaacacaacaactctcttgtagctgaaatcattacagagaatagaaagatctcaacaccttttattgaagagagattcagagacagactgaagctggatgatcagactggagatctcatcatcacactcatgaagaatgaagactctggacagtatgaagcagatgtcaccatcggcagcatcacacacactatACACAAGACATTCAGTTTCACTGGTTCAG GTCAGTCTTCAGGTGTGATAGCAGGAATATGTGTTGCTCTTCTCTTCCTGGTTAtggctgctgctgctgctggtgtTGTGATCTACCGTCACCTCAAAATGAGACATCAAG ATTCCAACACAAGAGAAGAGTCAGTGGAGAAAAATGAGCCTTTGAGGAATGGAGACGCCAGCAATGGTGATGTGCCTCCAGTGTAA
- the LOC130430451 gene encoding uncharacterized protein LOC130430451, translated as MKSYMKISLLFIISFFINGVLGDTESVNDEDSVTLHTHITELQTDDVIVWWFKDDHIARINRAVNNSDPVYESDVRFTDRLKMNPQTGDLTITNITSELTGLYQLEINRRTETMFQTFSVSLSPKVKKVKESDSVSLHIDITEEQRNEKIHWKIKHNNSLVAEIITENRKISTPFIEERFRDRLKLDDQTGDLIITHMKNEDSGQYEVNVTIGSITHTIHETFSFTDSGQSSGVIAGICVSLLVVMNAAAAGVVIYRHHKMRHQDSKKGEESVETNEPLRNGDASNGDVPPV; from the exons ATGAAGTCATACATGAAGATCTCTTTACTCTTTATCATCTCTTTTTTCATCAACG gtgTGTTAGGTGATACAGAGTCAGTGAATGATGAAGATTCTGTGACTCTACACACTCATATTACTGAACTACAGACAGATGATGTGATAGTCTGGTGGTTTAAAGACGATCACATAGCTAGAATCAACAGAGCGGTCAACAACAGTGATCCAGTTTATGAATCTGATGTGAGATTTactgacagactgaagatgaatcctcagactggagatctcaccatcacaaacatcacatctgaactcactggactttatcaactagAGATCAACAGACGGACAGAAACAATGTTTCAAACATTCAGTGTCA gtttGTCTCCTAAAGTGAAGAAAGTGAAAGAGAGTGATTCTGTCTCTCTACACATTGATATTActgaagaacagagaaatgagaagatacactggaagatcaaacacaacaactctcttgtagctgaaatcattacagagaatagaaagatctcaacaccttttattgaagagagattcagagacagactgaagctggatgatcagactggagatctcatcatcacacacatgaagaatgaagactctGGACAGTATGAAGTAAATGTCACCATCggcagcatcacacacactatACACGAGACATTCAGTTTCACTGACTCAG GTCAGTCTTCAGGTGTGATAGCAGGAATATGTGTTTCTCTTCTCGTGGTTATgaatgctgctgctgctggtgtTGTGATCTACCGTCACCACAAAATGAGACATCAAG ATTCCAAAAAAGGGGAAGAGTCAGTGGAGACAAATGAGCCTTTGAGGAATGGAGACGCCAGCAATGGTGATGTGCCTCCAGTGTAA
- the LOC130430383 gene encoding uncharacterized protein LOC130430383 produces MFFMFVFLSLCFCCRGGVFTDEVKSVSVMEGDSVTLHTDPTDKQTDDLIVWKYGSQESLIAKLDRDANRVSIYDTVHDGMFGDRLQVDDQTGSLTIKNAKTEDSGLYNITVISKQKTSYTFSVTVYARLSIPVLTSYCAQNSSSVSKCVLSCSVMDVTHVSLSWYKGKSLLSSISVSEGSNIRSISLHLYVECPEDSYSCVLNNLITNQTQISRTNLNITDICHPCSDCRSCNGPECVIQLVMSAVVGLATVAVLVYEVRSNRIQTSLSDHH; encoded by the exons ATGTTTTTCATGTTCGTTTTTCTGTCACTTTGCTTCTGCTGTCGGGGTG gtgtgtttacagatgaagtgaagtcagtgtcagtgatggagggagattctgttactctacacactgatccTACTGACAAACAGACAGATGATCTGATAGTGTGGAAATATGGCTCTCAAGAGTCACTCATAGCTAAACTCGATAGAGATGCCAATAGAGTCTCAATATATGATACTGTTCATGATGGGATGTTCGGAGACAGACTGCAGGTGGacgatcagactggatctctcaccatcaaaAACGCCAAAACTGaagactctggactttataacATCACCGTCATCAGCAAACAAAAGACctcatacacattcagtgttactgtctatg CTCGTCTGTCCATTCCTGTCCTCACTAGTTACTGTGCACAAAACTCatcttcagtgtcaaaatgtgtgttgtcatgttcagtgatggatgtgacacatgtgagtctctcctggtacaaaggaaagagtttattgtccagcatcagtgtgtctgaagGCAGTAACATCAGAAgcatctctcttcatctctaTGTGGAGTGTCCTGAGGATTCTTACAGCTGTGTGTTGAACAATCTTATCACAAACCAGACTCAAATCTCAAGAACAAATCTCAACATCACTGACATCTGTCATCCGTGTTCAG ATTGTAGAAGCTGTAATGGTCCAGAATGTGTGATCCAGTTGGTCATGTCTGCTGTGGTGGGTTTGGCTACTGTTGCTGTTCTGGTGTATGAAGTCAGATCTAACAGAATTCAGACTTCATTATCAGATCATCACTGA
- the LOC130429585 gene encoding carcinoembryonic antigen-related cell adhesion molecule 1-like isoform X1, protein MKTISLLFIISLFIYGVFGDETERVSVNDGGSVTLHTHLTELQTDEQIVWRFKDHRIAKINRAANNRDPVFDSDERFTDRLKMNNQTGDLTITNITSDLIGLYQLEIINNKSTTKNFSVSLSPKVKIVKERDSVSLHIDVTEEQRNEKIHWKIKHNNSPVAEIITENRKISTPFIEERFRDRLKLDDQTGDLIITHMKNEDSGQYEADVTIGSNTHTVHKTFSFADSEASEGFNNGDGEAVRSSTGLSPGVIAGICISLLILTAAAAAGVVIYRHRKMRRPDPNREEMRETSVPLNIVLSNGDVPPV, encoded by the exons gtgtgtttggtgatgagaCTGAGAGAGTGTCAGTGAATGATGGAGgatctgttactctacacactcaTCTTACTGAACTACAGACAGATGAGCAGATCGTGTGGAGGTTTAAAGACCATCGCATAGCTAAAATCAACAGAGCGGCCAACAACAGAGATCCAGTTTTTGACTCTGATGAGAGATTTactgacagactgaagatgaacaatcagactggagatctcaccatcacaaacatcacatctgacCTCATTGGACTTTATCAACTAGAGATCATTAACAACAAGAGCACAACAAAGAATTTCAGTGTCA gtttgtCTCCTAAAGTGAAGatagtgaaagagagagattctgtctctctacacattgatgttactgaagaacagagaaatgagaagatacactggaagatcaaacacaacaactctcctgtagctgaaatcattacagagaatagaaagatctcaacaccttttattgaagagagattcagagacagactgaagctggatgatcagactggagatctcatcatcacacacatgaagaatgaagactctggacagtatgaagcagatgtcaccatcggcagcaacacacacactgtacacaagACATTCAGTTTCGCTGACTCAG AAGCAAGTGAAGGATTCAACAATGGTGATGGTGAAGCTGTTAGATCCTCCACAGGTCTGTCTCCAGGTGTGATAGCAGGAATATGTATTTCTCTTCTGATCCtgactgctgctgctgctgctggtgtTGTGATCTACCGTCACCGTAAAATGAGACGTCCGG atCCCAACAGAGAAGAGATGAGGGAGACAAGTGTGCCTTTGAATATAGTCCTCAGTAATGGGGATGTGCCTCCAGTGTGA
- the LOC130429585 gene encoding carcinoembryonic antigen-related cell adhesion molecule 1-like isoform X2 → MIHGPRCVGVFGDETERVSVNDGGSVTLHTHLTELQTDEQIVWRFKDHRIAKINRAANNRDPVFDSDERFTDRLKMNNQTGDLTITNITSDLIGLYQLEIINNKSTTKNFSVSLSPKVKIVKERDSVSLHIDVTEEQRNEKIHWKIKHNNSPVAEIITENRKISTPFIEERFRDRLKLDDQTGDLIITHMKNEDSGQYEADVTIGSNTHTVHKTFSFADSEASEGFNNGDGEAVRSSTGLSPGVIAGICISLLILTAAAAAGVVIYRHRKMRRPDPNREEMRETSVPLNIVLSNGDVPPV, encoded by the exons gtgtgtttggtgatgagaCTGAGAGAGTGTCAGTGAATGATGGAGgatctgttactctacacactcaTCTTACTGAACTACAGACAGATGAGCAGATCGTGTGGAGGTTTAAAGACCATCGCATAGCTAAAATCAACAGAGCGGCCAACAACAGAGATCCAGTTTTTGACTCTGATGAGAGATTTactgacagactgaagatgaacaatcagactggagatctcaccatcacaaacatcacatctgacCTCATTGGACTTTATCAACTAGAGATCATTAACAACAAGAGCACAACAAAGAATTTCAGTGTCA gtttgtCTCCTAAAGTGAAGatagtgaaagagagagattctgtctctctacacattgatgttactgaagaacagagaaatgagaagatacactggaagatcaaacacaacaactctcctgtagctgaaatcattacagagaatagaaagatctcaacaccttttattgaagagagattcagagacagactgaagctggatgatcagactggagatctcatcatcacacacatgaagaatgaagactctggacagtatgaagcagatgtcaccatcggcagcaacacacacactgtacacaagACATTCAGTTTCGCTGACTCAG AAGCAAGTGAAGGATTCAACAATGGTGATGGTGAAGCTGTTAGATCCTCCACAGGTCTGTCTCCAGGTGTGATAGCAGGAATATGTATTTCTCTTCTGATCCtgactgctgctgctgctgctggtgtTGTGATCTACCGTCACCGTAAAATGAGACGTCCGG atCCCAACAGAGAAGAGATGAGGGAGACAAGTGTGCCTTTGAATATAGTCCTCAGTAATGGGGATGTGCCTCCAGTGTGA